In the Gasterosteus aculeatus chromosome X, fGasAcu3.hap1.1, whole genome shotgun sequence genome, one interval contains:
- the LOC120809028 gene encoding insulin gene enhancer protein ISL-2B isoform X2: MAPSPPDQQRSRSADVTGRGSLFSLPLGGGIQVYHRARDGTVSSSAPLLPSIGLHRATPPAWWISCSILLSWMIWGIIPKSGFAMCVGCGSQIHDQYILRVSPDLEWHAACLKCAECSQYLDETCTCFVRDGKTYCKRDYASSDLVMRARDNVYHVECFRCSVCSRHLLPGDEFSLRDDELLCRADHGSLAERASAGSPLSPGNIHSRQLHISEPVSVRHPPHHRSHVHKQSEKTTRIRTVLNEKQLHTLRTCYNANPRPDALMKEQLVEMTGLSPRVIRVWFQNKRCKDKKRSILMKQLQTQQHSEKTNLQGLTGTPLVAGSPIRHDNTVQGNPVEVQTYQPPWKTLSDFALQSDLDQPAFQQLVSFSESGSLGNSSASDVTSLSSQLPDTPNSMVPSPVDT, from the exons ATGGCTCCCTCTCCCCCGGACCAACAGAGGTCCAGGTCTGCAGACGTCACTGGTCGAGgatctttgttttctctccctctcggtGGAGGAATACAAGTTTATCATCGAGCCAGGGACGGGACGGTCTCCTCTAGcgctcctctccttccatctaTCGGCTTGCACCGGGCTACTCCTCCTGCATGGTGGATATCCTGCTCAATTCTTCTTTCTTGGATGATATGGGGGATCATTCCAAAA TCGGGATTCGCGATGTGTGTGGGCTGTGGAAGTCAGATACACGACCAGTACATCCTGAGAGTCTCCCCGGACCTGGAATGGCACGCAGCCTGCCTCAAGTGTGCAGAGTGCAGCCAGTACCTGGACGAGACCTGCACTTGCTTCGTCCGAGACGGAAAGACGTATTGTAAAAGAGATTACGCAAG CAGCGACCTGGTGATGAGAGCTCGGGACAATGTGTATCACGTGGAGTGTTTTCGGTGCTCGGTGTGCAGTCGCCACCTCCTACCGGGGGACGAGTTCTCTCTGCGGGACGACGAGCTGCTGTGTCGGGCCGATCACGGCTCGCTGGCGGAGCGGGCCTCTGCAGGGAGCCCGCTCAGCCCGGGGAACATCCACAGCAGACAGCTGCACATCTCAG aACCAGTTTCTGTCCGACATCCTCCTCATCACCGCAGCCACGTCCACAAGCAGTCCGAGAAGACCACTCGGATCCGGACGGTGCTGAACGAGAAGCAGCTCCACACCCTGCGGACCTGCTACAACGCCAACCCGCGACCGGACGCCCTGATGaaggagcagctggtggagatgACCGGCCTGAGCCCGAGGGTGATCCGCGTCTGGTTCCAGAACAAGCGCTGCAAAGACAAGAAGAGGTCCATCCTGATGAAGCAGCTCcaaacacagcaacacagcGAGAAAACC AATCTGCAGGGACTGACAGGCACACCTCTGGTGGCAGGTAGTCCAATCCGGCACGACAACACCGTGCAGGGGAATCCTGTGGAGGTCCAAACCTACCAGCCACCGTGGAAGACTCTCAGCGACTTCGCCCTGCAGAGCGACCTGGACCAGCCCGCTTTCCAACAGCTG GTGTCTTTCTCCGAGTCGGGCTCCCTGGGCAACTCCTCGGCCAGTGACGTGACCTCACTCTCGTCCCAGCTACCGGACACACCGAACAGCATGGTGCCGAGTCCCGTCGACACGTGA
- the LOC120809028 gene encoding insulin gene enhancer protein ISL-2B isoform X1 → MAPSPPDQQRSRSADVTGRGSLFSLPLGGGIQVYHRARDGTVSSSAPLLPSIGLHRATPPAWWISCSILLSWMIWGIIPKSGFAMCVGCGSQIHDQYILRVSPDLEWHAACLKCAECSQYLDETCTCFVRDGKTYCKRDYARLFGIKCAKCNMGFCSSDLVMRARDNVYHVECFRCSVCSRHLLPGDEFSLRDDELLCRADHGSLAERASAGSPLSPGNIHSRQLHISEPVSVRHPPHHRSHVHKQSEKTTRIRTVLNEKQLHTLRTCYNANPRPDALMKEQLVEMTGLSPRVIRVWFQNKRCKDKKRSILMKQLQTQQHSEKTNLQGLTGTPLVAGSPIRHDNTVQGNPVEVQTYQPPWKTLSDFALQSDLDQPAFQQLVSFSESGSLGNSSASDVTSLSSQLPDTPNSMVPSPVDT, encoded by the exons ATGGCTCCCTCTCCCCCGGACCAACAGAGGTCCAGGTCTGCAGACGTCACTGGTCGAGgatctttgttttctctccctctcggtGGAGGAATACAAGTTTATCATCGAGCCAGGGACGGGACGGTCTCCTCTAGcgctcctctccttccatctaTCGGCTTGCACCGGGCTACTCCTCCTGCATGGTGGATATCCTGCTCAATTCTTCTTTCTTGGATGATATGGGGGATCATTCCAAAA TCGGGATTCGCGATGTGTGTGGGCTGTGGAAGTCAGATACACGACCAGTACATCCTGAGAGTCTCCCCGGACCTGGAATGGCACGCAGCCTGCCTCAAGTGTGCAGAGTGCAGCCAGTACCTGGACGAGACCTGCACTTGCTTCGTCCGAGACGGAAAGACGTATTGTAAAAGAGATTACGCAAG GTTGTTTGGCATCAAATGTGCAAAGTGTAACATGGGCTTCTGCAGCAGCGACCTGGTGATGAGAGCTCGGGACAATGTGTATCACGTGGAGTGTTTTCGGTGCTCGGTGTGCAGTCGCCACCTCCTACCGGGGGACGAGTTCTCTCTGCGGGACGACGAGCTGCTGTGTCGGGCCGATCACGGCTCGCTGGCGGAGCGGGCCTCTGCAGGGAGCCCGCTCAGCCCGGGGAACATCCACAGCAGACAGCTGCACATCTCAG aACCAGTTTCTGTCCGACATCCTCCTCATCACCGCAGCCACGTCCACAAGCAGTCCGAGAAGACCACTCGGATCCGGACGGTGCTGAACGAGAAGCAGCTCCACACCCTGCGGACCTGCTACAACGCCAACCCGCGACCGGACGCCCTGATGaaggagcagctggtggagatgACCGGCCTGAGCCCGAGGGTGATCCGCGTCTGGTTCCAGAACAAGCGCTGCAAAGACAAGAAGAGGTCCATCCTGATGAAGCAGCTCcaaacacagcaacacagcGAGAAAACC AATCTGCAGGGACTGACAGGCACACCTCTGGTGGCAGGTAGTCCAATCCGGCACGACAACACCGTGCAGGGGAATCCTGTGGAGGTCCAAACCTACCAGCCACCGTGGAAGACTCTCAGCGACTTCGCCCTGCAGAGCGACCTGGACCAGCCCGCTTTCCAACAGCTG GTGTCTTTCTCCGAGTCGGGCTCCCTGGGCAACTCCTCGGCCAGTGACGTGACCTCACTCTCGTCCCAGCTACCGGACACACCGAACAGCATGGTGCCGAGTCCCGTCGACACGTGA
- the LOC120809028 gene encoding insulin gene enhancer protein ISL-2A isoform X3 produces the protein MVDILLNSSFLDDMGDHSKKKSGFAMCVGCGSQIHDQYILRVSPDLEWHAACLKCAECSQYLDETCTCFVRDGKTYCKRDYARLFGIKCAKCNMGFCSSDLVMRARDNVYHVECFRCSVCSRHLLPGDEFSLRDDELLCRADHGSLAERASAGSPLSPGNIHSRQLHISEPVSVRHPPHHRSHVHKQSEKTTRIRTVLNEKQLHTLRTCYNANPRPDALMKEQLVEMTGLSPRVIRVWFQNKRCKDKKRSILMKQLQTQQHSEKTNLQGLTGTPLVAGSPIRHDNTVQGNPVEVQTYQPPWKTLSDFALQSDLDQPAFQQLVSFSESGSLGNSSASDVTSLSSQLPDTPNSMVPSPVDT, from the exons ATGGTGGATATCCTGCTCAATTCTTCTTTCTTGGATGATATGGGGGATCATTCCAAAA AGAAGTCGGGATTCGCGATGTGTGTGGGCTGTGGAAGTCAGATACACGACCAGTACATCCTGAGAGTCTCCCCGGACCTGGAATGGCACGCAGCCTGCCTCAAGTGTGCAGAGTGCAGCCAGTACCTGGACGAGACCTGCACTTGCTTCGTCCGAGACGGAAAGACGTATTGTAAAAGAGATTACGCAAG GTTGTTTGGCATCAAATGTGCAAAGTGTAACATGGGCTTCTGCAGCAGCGACCTGGTGATGAGAGCTCGGGACAATGTGTATCACGTGGAGTGTTTTCGGTGCTCGGTGTGCAGTCGCCACCTCCTACCGGGGGACGAGTTCTCTCTGCGGGACGACGAGCTGCTGTGTCGGGCCGATCACGGCTCGCTGGCGGAGCGGGCCTCTGCAGGGAGCCCGCTCAGCCCGGGGAACATCCACAGCAGACAGCTGCACATCTCAG aACCAGTTTCTGTCCGACATCCTCCTCATCACCGCAGCCACGTCCACAAGCAGTCCGAGAAGACCACTCGGATCCGGACGGTGCTGAACGAGAAGCAGCTCCACACCCTGCGGACCTGCTACAACGCCAACCCGCGACCGGACGCCCTGATGaaggagcagctggtggagatgACCGGCCTGAGCCCGAGGGTGATCCGCGTCTGGTTCCAGAACAAGCGCTGCAAAGACAAGAAGAGGTCCATCCTGATGAAGCAGCTCcaaacacagcaacacagcGAGAAAACC AATCTGCAGGGACTGACAGGCACACCTCTGGTGGCAGGTAGTCCAATCCGGCACGACAACACCGTGCAGGGGAATCCTGTGGAGGTCCAAACCTACCAGCCACCGTGGAAGACTCTCAGCGACTTCGCCCTGCAGAGCGACCTGGACCAGCCCGCTTTCCAACAGCTG GTGTCTTTCTCCGAGTCGGGCTCCCTGGGCAACTCCTCGGCCAGTGACGTGACCTCACTCTCGTCCCAGCTACCGGACACACCGAACAGCATGGTGCCGAGTCCCGTCGACACGTGA
- the LOC120809028 gene encoding insulin gene enhancer protein ISL-2A isoform X4, with product MVDILLNSSFLDDMGDHSKKKSGFAMCVGCGSQIHDQYILRVSPDLEWHAACLKCAECSQYLDETCTCFVRDGKTYCKRDYASSDLVMRARDNVYHVECFRCSVCSRHLLPGDEFSLRDDELLCRADHGSLAERASAGSPLSPGNIHSRQLHISEPVSVRHPPHHRSHVHKQSEKTTRIRTVLNEKQLHTLRTCYNANPRPDALMKEQLVEMTGLSPRVIRVWFQNKRCKDKKRSILMKQLQTQQHSEKTNLQGLTGTPLVAGSPIRHDNTVQGNPVEVQTYQPPWKTLSDFALQSDLDQPAFQQLVSFSESGSLGNSSASDVTSLSSQLPDTPNSMVPSPVDT from the exons ATGGTGGATATCCTGCTCAATTCTTCTTTCTTGGATGATATGGGGGATCATTCCAAAA AGAAGTCGGGATTCGCGATGTGTGTGGGCTGTGGAAGTCAGATACACGACCAGTACATCCTGAGAGTCTCCCCGGACCTGGAATGGCACGCAGCCTGCCTCAAGTGTGCAGAGTGCAGCCAGTACCTGGACGAGACCTGCACTTGCTTCGTCCGAGACGGAAAGACGTATTGTAAAAGAGATTACGCAAG CAGCGACCTGGTGATGAGAGCTCGGGACAATGTGTATCACGTGGAGTGTTTTCGGTGCTCGGTGTGCAGTCGCCACCTCCTACCGGGGGACGAGTTCTCTCTGCGGGACGACGAGCTGCTGTGTCGGGCCGATCACGGCTCGCTGGCGGAGCGGGCCTCTGCAGGGAGCCCGCTCAGCCCGGGGAACATCCACAGCAGACAGCTGCACATCTCAG aACCAGTTTCTGTCCGACATCCTCCTCATCACCGCAGCCACGTCCACAAGCAGTCCGAGAAGACCACTCGGATCCGGACGGTGCTGAACGAGAAGCAGCTCCACACCCTGCGGACCTGCTACAACGCCAACCCGCGACCGGACGCCCTGATGaaggagcagctggtggagatgACCGGCCTGAGCCCGAGGGTGATCCGCGTCTGGTTCCAGAACAAGCGCTGCAAAGACAAGAAGAGGTCCATCCTGATGAAGCAGCTCcaaacacagcaacacagcGAGAAAACC AATCTGCAGGGACTGACAGGCACACCTCTGGTGGCAGGTAGTCCAATCCGGCACGACAACACCGTGCAGGGGAATCCTGTGGAGGTCCAAACCTACCAGCCACCGTGGAAGACTCTCAGCGACTTCGCCCTGCAGAGCGACCTGGACCAGCCCGCTTTCCAACAGCTG GTGTCTTTCTCCGAGTCGGGCTCCCTGGGCAACTCCTCGGCCAGTGACGTGACCTCACTCTCGTCCCAGCTACCGGACACACCGAACAGCATGGTGCCGAGTCCCGTCGACACGTGA